Proteins encoded within one genomic window of Acinetobacter sp. YWS30-1:
- a CDS encoding KGW motif small protein gives MAKMLRIMDRTELRQKGWWLFGFVVGLQVLFLVGSYLLQGS, from the coding sequence ATGGCTAAGATGCTCAGAATAATGGATAGAACAGAATTACGTCAGAAAGGTTGGTGGTTATTTGGTTTTGTCGTTGGCCTACAGGTGCTGTTCTTGGTAGGTAGTTATTTGCTACAGGGTTCTTGA
- a CDS encoding LysR substrate-binding domain-containing protein, with translation MELRHLRYFITVAQEQSFTRAAEKLFTAQPSLSQQIKDLEQEVGVNLFERSSRKIQLTDEGKAFLIYAEKALENAKLAVASARQVAQQKNNQIHIGFLNVAELKVMPHILAKLKKTMPDLKIHLHSLFCLEQLQRLKNAELDLSITRFQMDHPDFDNIHLLTEQIHLVAAKHLHPTDRILKLQELKNHTIIMCDQNASPVFYERLNALMSFDQLKHDQVLWVTNVLQHINLINMGMGFSFAPDYLLRFLNDEVKVIQTDRPLPQVELYATFNKNSQNPALNIITEALNNTVNA, from the coding sequence ATGGAACTTCGACATTTACGCTATTTTATTACCGTGGCGCAGGAGCAGAGTTTCACTAGGGCTGCTGAAAAGCTGTTTACGGCTCAACCTTCTTTAAGCCAGCAGATTAAAGATCTGGAGCAGGAAGTTGGCGTTAACCTGTTTGAGCGTTCTTCACGAAAAATACAGTTAACCGATGAAGGTAAGGCCTTTTTAATCTATGCAGAAAAAGCTCTAGAAAATGCCAAATTGGCCGTTGCGTCAGCACGACAGGTGGCCCAGCAGAAAAATAACCAGATTCATATTGGTTTTCTGAATGTTGCCGAACTAAAAGTCATGCCACATATTTTGGCCAAGTTGAAAAAGACCATGCCAGATCTGAAAATTCATCTGCATAGCCTGTTCTGTCTGGAACAGCTTCAACGTCTAAAAAATGCTGAACTAGATCTAAGTATTACCCGTTTTCAGATGGATCATCCAGATTTTGACAATATTCATTTATTGACAGAACAAATTCACTTGGTTGCAGCCAAGCATTTGCACCCAACCGATCGAATACTGAAATTACAAGAACTGAAAAATCATACGATTATTATGTGTGATCAGAATGCATCACCTGTATTTTACGAAAGACTCAATGCCTTGATGTCCTTTGATCAGCTAAAGCACGATCAGGTGCTGTGGGTGACCAATGTGCTACAGCATATTAACCTGATCAATATGGGTATGGGTTTTAGTTTTGCTCCCGATTATTTATTACGTTTCCTGAATGATGAAGTGAAAGTGATCCAGACAGATCGACCTTTACCCCAGGTAGAACTATATGCAACATTTAACAAGAACTCTCAAAATCCAGCATTGAATATTATTACCGAAGCCCTTAACAATACGGTAAATGCTTGA
- a CDS encoding nicotinate-nicotinamide nucleotide adenylyltransferase: MKYKFDYLVFIGRFQPFHLAHMQTIKIALQQSQQVILALGSAQQERNIKNPFLATEREEMILSNFSEADQKRIKFVHVIDVYNDEKWQKLVKSLVSEVVEAEAKVGLIGHFKDESSYYLSLFPEWEMVELDSLVGAISATPLREAYYRGEVVESAFPLGTSEFLHKFKNNEIYQQLVNKFELNDKTNLG; this comes from the coding sequence ATGAAGTATAAATTTGATTACCTGGTGTTTATTGGTCGTTTTCAACCTTTCCATCTGGCCCATATGCAAACGATTAAAATTGCCTTGCAGCAGAGCCAGCAGGTGATTCTGGCATTAGGCTCAGCACAGCAAGAACGTAATATTAAAAATCCATTTCTGGCCACTGAACGTGAAGAAATGATCCTGTCGAATTTTTCTGAAGCAGATCAGAAACGGATTAAATTTGTCCATGTCATTGATGTCTATAATGATGAAAAATGGCAAAAACTGGTGAAATCGCTGGTGTCTGAAGTAGTTGAAGCAGAAGCAAAAGTTGGTCTAATTGGACACTTTAAAGATGAATCTTCTTATTATTTAAGTTTGTTCCCGGAATGGGAAATGGTGGAACTGGATAGCTTGGTTGGCGCTATATCCGCCACTCCTTTACGTGAAGCGTATTATCGCGGTGAAGTGGTGGAATCGGCTTTTCCTTTAGGCACCAGTGAGTTTTTACATAAATTTAAAAATAATGAGATTTATCAACAATTGGTCAACAAGTTTGAACTAAATGATAAAACAAATCTGGGCTAA
- a CDS encoding enoyl-CoA hydratase — translation MTLSCIQQPHQHLNANLDHGVLTLAIHRPEAKNALYGELYLWIAQALDEADQDSSVRVVILRGQDADFSAGNDMQDFMKFIQTPLQAKAGDTPPFVLLKSAAKFSKPLIAAVRGVAIGIGVTILLHADLVYSDNTALFQIPFVSLGLSPEGASSKLLVQQAGYHKAAELLLTAQRFNSEKALGAGLVNSIEEDVYAAAEKQAQTLAALPLASIKQTKALMKHNLAEIIECIDDEAEIFMKRVGSPEMTEAVQAFIQKRKPDFTQFN, via the coding sequence ATGACACTGAGCTGTATTCAACAACCGCATCAGCATTTAAATGCGAATTTAGACCATGGCGTATTGACCTTAGCCATTCACCGTCCTGAAGCAAAAAATGCGCTTTACGGCGAACTATATCTATGGATCGCACAGGCACTGGATGAAGCGGATCAGGATAGTAGTGTGCGTGTCGTGATTCTACGTGGTCAAGACGCAGACTTTAGTGCCGGCAATGACATGCAGGACTTCATGAAGTTTATTCAGACACCTCTGCAAGCTAAGGCTGGCGATACCCCTCCTTTTGTCCTGTTGAAGTCTGCTGCAAAATTTTCCAAGCCTTTAATTGCAGCCGTTCGTGGCGTTGCGATTGGTATCGGGGTAACGATTCTGCTGCATGCTGATCTGGTTTATAGTGACAATACTGCCCTGTTCCAGATTCCATTTGTTAGTCTTGGCCTGTCTCCTGAAGGTGCTTCAAGTAAGCTGTTAGTACAACAAGCTGGCTATCATAAAGCGGCTGAGCTATTGCTTACGGCACAACGGTTTAATAGTGAAAAAGCATTGGGCGCAGGTCTGGTAAATAGCATTGAGGAAGATGTCTATGCTGCTGCTGAAAAACAGGCACAAACTTTGGCTGCTTTACCACTTGCTTCCATTAAGCAGACCAAAGCATTAATGAAACATAATCTGGCTGAAATTATCGAGTGTATTGATGATGAAGCTGAGATCTTTATGAAACGTGTGGGTTCACCTGAAATGACGGAAGCGGTTCAAGCCTTTATACAAAAACGGAAACCTGATTTCACACAATTCAACTAA
- a CDS encoding LysR family transcriptional regulator ArgP yields the protein MPLNSKNCDAFLAVAETQSFDAAAKVLNITASAVTLRVQNLERDLGQVLVLRERPCKVTNAGQTLLNYLQHQRLLQQQLIQQLNGQNKAEFSSIHIAVNADSLATWLFPCLNTTLLAEKITLNLQVAVQSETHKLLEQGQVNACISSESEAMPGCKAHFIGQMHYRMVATPAFVHSWFKQGIHRESLRKAPAVIYNDQDHLHSHLLLAQFGLNQQCFPFHYIPSSTAFADAIFSGLGYGLVPDYQIADRIQNGTLIEILPECCCDVPLYWHHWKQQSPALKQLTKVILEQAEQCMNNPIQ from the coding sequence ATGCCACTTAATTCTAAAAACTGTGATGCTTTTCTGGCTGTTGCAGAAACCCAAAGTTTTGATGCTGCCGCAAAAGTATTAAATATAACGGCTTCGGCAGTCACTTTAAGAGTGCAAAATCTGGAAAGAGATCTGGGGCAAGTTCTGGTACTACGTGAGCGTCCTTGTAAAGTGACCAATGCCGGTCAAACCTTACTGAATTATTTGCAGCATCAACGCCTGTTGCAGCAGCAATTGATCCAGCAATTAAATGGTCAAAATAAAGCAGAATTTAGCTCGATTCATATTGCGGTAAATGCAGATTCACTCGCGACCTGGTTATTTCCCTGTCTGAACACCACCCTGCTTGCAGAGAAAATCACTTTGAATCTTCAGGTCGCTGTTCAAAGTGAAACTCATAAGCTTCTAGAGCAGGGTCAAGTCAATGCCTGCATTAGCAGTGAGAGTGAAGCCATGCCGGGCTGTAAGGCTCATTTTATCGGGCAGATGCATTATAGAATGGTCGCAACACCTGCTTTTGTGCATTCCTGGTTTAAACAAGGCATTCACCGGGAATCACTGCGTAAGGCACCTGCTGTAATTTATAATGATCAGGATCATTTACATAGCCATCTACTGTTAGCTCAATTTGGTTTAAACCAGCAATGTTTTCCTTTTCACTATATCCCCTCCTCGACCGCCTTTGCGGATGCTATTTTTTCAGGATTAGGATATGGTTTGGTGCCGGACTATCAAATTGCGGACCGGATTCAAAATGGGACACTGATCGAAATACTGCCTGAATGCTGTTGTGATGTACCTTTATATTGGCATCACTGGAAACAGCAGTCTCCCGCTCTAAAACAGTTAACCAAAGTCATTCTGGAACAGGCAGAACAATGTATGAATAATCCAATTCAATAA
- a CDS encoding YceI family protein: protein MNLFLKNIAYAGALSAMCISAAYAKSWILTPQSSVGFSINSLGLNVVKGNFQEFKATMQFDPDRPQQSSTEFTMQVDSLEVSKPSLKNMIMGEDLFHASRYKTVNFKSTQFKPNGTNRYQVMGQLTLRGVTRPVVFDTTLTPNKANPNLLDVKSTTVINRSDFGMKKATAGVGEKVNIHLMGQWKTQ, encoded by the coding sequence ATGAATCTATTCCTGAAAAATATAGCTTATGCGGGTGCTCTATCTGCTATGTGTATATCGGCTGCGTATGCTAAAAGCTGGATATTGACGCCTCAAAGTAGTGTCGGCTTTAGCATTAACTCCTTGGGTTTGAATGTGGTAAAGGGAAATTTTCAAGAGTTCAAGGCAACCATGCAGTTTGATCCCGATCGGCCACAACAGTCATCTACTGAGTTCACTATGCAGGTGGATAGCCTGGAGGTTTCCAAACCTAGCCTTAAAAATATGATTATGGGTGAGGACCTGTTTCATGCATCGCGCTATAAAACAGTCAATTTCAAAAGTACCCAGTTTAAGCCAAATGGTACGAATCGTTATCAGGTCATGGGTCAACTCACTCTAAGAGGGGTTACTCGACCAGTAGTTTTCGATACCACGCTGACACCGAACAAGGCTAATCCTAATCTACTCGATGTGAAATCAACCACGGTAATTAATCGCTCAGATTTTGGGATGAAGAAAGCCACTGCAGGCGTGGGTGAAAAAGTTAATATTCACCTAATGGGACAGTGGAAAACCCAATAA
- a CDS encoding LysE/ArgO family amino acid transporter: protein MLNAYIQGLAVGFSLIIAIGAQNAFVLKQGLKQQYVFAICMCCALSDAILIFAGVLGFSQLMLVNPHWINMAKYLGATFLAIYGAQHFYQAWKNEQRLDTDQKDVPSLYKVLLICLMLTWLNPHVYLDALVLIGSISTQYSNAQIQFALGAISASFVFFFGLGYAARYLQPIFQRPQAWKILDILIGCVMWSIAVSLVN from the coding sequence ATGTTAAATGCATATATACAAGGTCTTGCAGTAGGCTTTAGCCTGATTATTGCCATTGGTGCACAAAATGCTTTTGTATTGAAGCAGGGCTTGAAACAGCAGTATGTCTTTGCGATCTGTATGTGTTGTGCCTTATCTGATGCAATATTAATTTTTGCCGGTGTTTTGGGGTTTTCACAATTGATGCTGGTCAATCCGCACTGGATCAATATGGCGAAATATCTGGGTGCAACTTTTCTGGCGATCTATGGCGCTCAGCATTTTTATCAGGCCTGGAAGAATGAGCAGCGTCTGGACACAGATCAAAAAGATGTGCCTTCTTTATATAAGGTTTTGCTGATTTGTTTGATGCTGACCTGGCTCAATCCGCATGTTTATCTGGATGCACTGGTCTTGATTGGTTCTATCTCCACCCAATATTCCAATGCGCAGATACAATTTGCCTTAGGAGCGATTAGTGCGTCCTTTGTATTCTTTTTTGGACTGGGCTATGCAGCACGTTATTTGCAACCTATTTTTCAGCGGCCACAAGCCTGGAAAATACTGGATATACTTATTGGCTGTGTAATGTGGTCGATTGCGGTTTCTTTAGTAAATTAA
- a CDS encoding nitroreductase family protein, whose translation MTNENSQTTSQTTDSSNPEKKRYYEPAPQDIDVDNFRKVIESRRSVRKFTKKPIPAEVLDACLDLALLAPNSSNLQPWTFYVVQNPSKKKRLVKACMSQLAAKTASELIVCVARTDRVDEMAKLNISEFPFPEAPPAIKKYYKYIPYNYKTGYLNAFGNFKKVAFKVARTLDKQMPVSAFSPADAKLWASKTTALACENLVLALRAYGFDSCMMEGFDEPMVREILDLNDQQYPVMVIGAGERAKDGVFFPQYRFDRELFIQKV comes from the coding sequence ATGACTAATGAAAACTCCCAAACGACTTCTCAAACAACCGATAGTTCAAATCCTGAAAAGAAACGTTATTACGAACCTGCACCTCAGGATATTGATGTAGACAATTTCCGAAAGGTCATCGAAAGCCGCCGTTCAGTGCGTAAATTTACCAAGAAGCCAATTCCTGCCGAGGTCCTCGATGCCTGTCTGGATTTGGCCTTGCTGGCACCAAACTCTTCAAACCTGCAGCCGTGGACATTTTATGTGGTGCAAAACCCCTCCAAGAAAAAACGTCTGGTTAAAGCATGTATGAGCCAGCTTGCTGCTAAAACAGCTTCAGAACTGATTGTCTGTGTGGCACGTACTGACCGTGTAGATGAAATGGCAAAACTGAATATCAGCGAGTTTCCATTTCCTGAGGCTCCACCAGCCATTAAAAAGTACTATAAGTACATTCCATACAACTACAAAACCGGTTATTTAAATGCCTTTGGTAACTTTAAGAAAGTTGCTTTCAAAGTAGCACGTACACTCGATAAACAAATGCCGGTTTCCGCATTTAGTCCTGCCGATGCCAAACTATGGGCAAGTAAAACCACAGCATTAGCCTGTGAAAACCTGGTACTGGCTTTACGTGCTTATGGTTTTGATAGCTGTATGATGGAAGGTTTCGATGAACCAATGGTTCGTGAAATTCTGGACCTGAATGATCAGCAATATCCGGTGATGGTGATTGGTGCTGGTGAACGTGCCAAAGATGGCGTGTTCTTCCCGCAGTATCGTTTTGATCGAGAGCTGTTTATTCAGAAGGTTTGA
- a CDS encoding IS982 family transposase: MFEFTTLFCTIDDFFQKNEAIYWQYLKQENPKVRQRSGVLCLSEIIFIAVWYKNSQLHHFKAFYGMIQRFYYKLFKALPSYQRMVHLINQHQLALQALHISLTSSAQTACAWVDSTTLPVCKNQRIQRHKSLKKIATRAKSSMGWFYGCKLHVLVDAQGQFIQTQLSNGHTSDIKILPKLAQGYIGKIFGDRGYISETLKEKLVKQDIELITYHRKNMRPVKLSSEDEMMLRQRNKIETIFSLLKQQYNLVSSRHRSISGYLAGIYASLCAYQICHHNKPQFTTM, from the coding sequence ATGTTCGAGTTTACAACTTTATTCTGTACGATTGACGATTTTTTTCAGAAAAATGAAGCCATCTATTGGCAATATTTAAAACAAGAAAATCCGAAGGTCAGGCAGAGATCAGGGGTTCTTTGTTTATCTGAAATCATTTTTATCGCGGTCTGGTATAAGAACTCTCAACTTCATCATTTCAAAGCCTTTTATGGCATGATACAGCGCTTTTATTATAAGCTTTTCAAGGCCCTCCCATCCTATCAGCGGATGGTTCATTTAATCAATCAACATCAACTCGCACTTCAAGCATTGCATATTTCTCTAACTTCTAGCGCTCAAACAGCTTGTGCCTGGGTTGATTCTACAACTTTACCCGTATGTAAGAATCAGCGTATCCAACGTCATAAATCTTTAAAAAAGATTGCCACACGAGCTAAAAGCTCAATGGGGTGGTTCTATGGATGTAAATTACATGTATTAGTAGATGCTCAGGGTCAATTTATTCAGACCCAACTGTCAAATGGCCATACTTCAGATATAAAAATTCTGCCGAAGCTAGCTCAAGGCTACATCGGTAAAATCTTTGGTGATCGTGGCTACATCAGTGAAACTTTAAAAGAAAAATTGGTAAAGCAGGATATTGAATTAATTACCTATCATCGCAAGAATATGCGACCAGTGAAGCTATCATCAGAAGATGAAATGATGCTAAGACAACGCAATAAAATAGAGACCATCTTTAGCTTACTGAAGCAACAATATAACTTGGTAAGCAGTCGCCATCGTTCCATTTCAGGTTATTTGGCTGGGATTTATGCATCCTTGTGTGCTTATCAAATCTGTCATCACAATAAGCCTCAATTTACAACGATGTAA
- a CDS encoding NGG1p interacting factor NIF3: MLKLIYYVPDENLEETKKAVFAAGAGGIGEYTDCAWQVLGTGQFKPQRGADPHIGEIGQLENVEEWRVEILVPDEKAVEVAKALKDSHPYEEPAFEFIQLLDIKV, from the coding sequence ATGCTTAAACTGATTTATTACGTACCAGATGAAAACCTGGAGGAAACCAAGAAGGCTGTCTTTGCAGCAGGTGCAGGTGGGATTGGTGAATATACCGACTGTGCCTGGCAAGTACTGGGAACTGGACAATTTAAGCCACAGCGCGGTGCAGATCCTCATATTGGGGAAATCGGCCAGCTGGAAAATGTGGAAGAATGGCGGGTCGAAATTCTTGTACCTGATGAAAAGGCTGTTGAAGTGGCGAAAGCTCTAAAAGACAGTCATCCTTATGAAGAACCGGCATTTGAATTTATACAGCTCTTAGATATAAAAGTTTAA